GACGGCCCCCCTTGACTACGCAGGCACAACGGCGGATCTGGATGACGGTTTCTGGCGTTTGTTTTGTCGATTCTTTTGACACGGTATCTTCTCCAACCCGTATAGAGTGTTGTCTCGATTAAAAATCCAGCCCTGCCTGACGGGCAGCATCTGCCAGGGCTGCTACCCGACCATGGTAGCGGTAAGGTCCGCGATCGAAGGCGACCTCTTTGATCCCTTTTTCAGCGGCCCGCTCACCCAGCAGTTTGCCAACCTTTTCAGCGGCAGCAATGTTGCCACCCACCTTGATTTCGCCGGCCAGAGACTTGTCTTTGGTGCTGGCTGAAACCAGGGTTGCCCCTGCAGTGTCATCAATGATCTGGGCATAAATATGATTGTTGCTACGATAAACAGACAGACGGTAACGGCCCGTTTTACGGACTGTGTTACGAATCCGGAACGAACGTCGTGACTTCTGTTTTTTCAGCGTTTTTTCTAGTTTCATTTTACCGTCATCTTCTCTTAAACAGTGGCCATCGGCCTGACAGTCAGACTACCTGAATCATCAGCAGTTGAATACCGTTAGTTAGCAAAGGCCTTACCGGCTTTCCGCCGTACGTATTCGCCTTCGTAACGAATCCCTTTACCTTTGTAAGGTTCAGGAGGACGTACGCTGCGAATGTTCGCTGCAAACTGACCGACCATATGCTTGTCTGGTCCGCTGACCACAATGTTGGTTGCGTTGGGAAGTTCGCAATTCACTCCCTGTGGCACATCCAGCACGATTGTGTTGGCAAACCCGACCTGCAGGCTCAGTTTCTGACCATTCAGTGATGCCTGGTAACCCACGCCCTGAATTTCCAGCTTTTTCACGAACGGTGTTTCCACACCCTGAACCATGTTGGCAATCAGTGCCCGGGTCAGACCGTGCAGAGCACGATTTTTACGCTCATCGTCAGGACGAATCACGTTGACCTCGTTGGCTTCCGAATCAAATTCCACACTCATCGCCGGATGGTAGGTAAACTTCAATTCACCCTGCTTACCTTTGACGGTGATGGTTCCGCCATCCACCTTAATTTCGACTCCGGTGGGAACGGCAACTGGTTTTTTACCGATTCGAGACATAACTTCAATTTCCAGTTAAATTAAATCGTGGCAGATACAGATCGGCCAGCCTTGCGGCACGTTTGGATTACCAGATGGTGCACAGCAGCTCGCCGCCCACACCTTCTTTTTTCGCTTCACGATTGCTCAGCACGCCTTTGCTGGTAGACAGGATGCTGACACCCAGCCCCTGCAGAACTTCCGGCATGGACCGCAGGTCCTGGTAGTGGCGACGTCCGGGTTTACTTTCACGGACGATTCGCTGAATGACGCGTTCCCCGTTGGGACCATATTTCAGATTGACACGCAGCACGTTCTGTGGAGTGTCTTCAATGACTTCATAGTCCCAGATGTAACCTTCCCGCTGCAAGGCGCCAGCGATGGCGGTCTTGATTTTGGAAGCAGGAATATCTACAAACGGCCGTTCAATCTGCAGTGCATTACGAATTCGTGTCAGCATGTCTGCAATGGGGTCTGTCATCATTAGCTGGCTACCCTCACTTTAATCTCCGACGATCTACCAAAAAAATTGTGTTGTATCTTATTGAAATCTTTGAAACGCGATTACTTGCGGAAAGGCATACCGAGCTCGGTCAGCAACAGCCGACCTTCGTCGTTATCCTTGGCAGTAGTCACGATAGTAATATTCATCCCCTGGGCATGATGCACGGAATCGGGATCGATTTCCAGGAAAACCACCTGCTCGTTGAGACCCAGGCTGTAGTTGCCTGCACCGTCGAACGCTTTGGGATTTACCCCCCGGAAGTCGCGTACACGCGGCAGAGCCAGGGAGATCAGTCGTTCCAGAAATTCG
The nucleotide sequence above comes from Gimesia sp.. Encoded proteins:
- the rplF gene encoding 50S ribosomal protein L6; the protein is MSRIGKKPVAVPTGVEIKVDGGTITVKGKQGELKFTYHPAMSVEFDSEANEVNVIRPDDERKNRALHGLTRALIANMVQGVETPFVKKLEIQGVGYQASLNGQKLSLQVGFANTIVLDVPQGVNCELPNATNIVVSGPDKHMVGQFAANIRSVRPPEPYKGKGIRYEGEYVRRKAGKAFAN
- the rplR gene encoding 50S ribosomal protein L18; its protein translation is MKLEKTLKKQKSRRSFRIRNTVRKTGRYRLSVYRSNNHIYAQIIDDTAGATLVSASTKDKSLAGEIKVGGNIAAAEKVGKLLGERAAEKGIKEVAFDRGPYRYHGRVAALADAARQAGLDF
- the rpsH gene encoding 30S ribosomal protein S8, whose protein sequence is MMTDPIADMLTRIRNALQIERPFVDIPASKIKTAIAGALQREGYIWDYEVIEDTPQNVLRVNLKYGPNGERVIQRIVRESKPGRRHYQDLRSMPEVLQGLGVSILSTSKGVLSNREAKKEGVGGELLCTIW